Within the Deltaproteobacteria bacterium genome, the region ATCGCGCCCTGCGCAGGGTGATCGTCGGCCTCGGCGGCAAGGAGAACGGCAGCCCCCGGGAGGCGATGTTCGACATCGCGGTGGCCTCGGAGGTGATGGCCATCCTGGCCCTCGCCACCAGCCTCAAGGACCTGCGCGAGCGCCTCGGGCGGATCGTGGTCGGGACCACCTTCAAGCGGGAGCCGGTGACGGCCGAGGACCTGAAGGTCGCCGGCGCGATGGCGGTCCTCCTCAAGGACGCCCTGATGCCCACCCTGCTCCAGACCCTGGAGCACACCCCCGCCCTGGTCCACGCCGGCCCCTTCGCCAACATCGCCCACGGCAACTCCAGCGTGGTCGCCGACCAGATCGCCCTGCGGCTCGGCGACTACGTCGTCACCGAGTCGGGCTTCGGCGCCGACATCGGCATGGAGAAGTTCATGGACATCAAGTGCCGGGCGAGCGGGCTGACCCCGGACTGCGTGGTGATCGTGGCCACGATCCGCGCCCTGAAGATGCACGGCGGCGTCGGCAAGGTGATCGCCGGCAAGGCCCTGCCCCCCGAGCTCGTCGAGGAGAACCTCCCGGGCCTCGAGGCGGGCTGCGCCAACCTGGTGGCCCACATCAAGATCGCCCGCCGCTTCGGGGTGCCGGTGGTGGTCGCGGTGAACCGCTTCGGCGCGGACACCGACGCCGAGATCGCGTTGCTCTCGAGGATGGCCACCGAGGCGGGCGCCCGGGCCGCGGTGATGACCGATCACTGGGCCAAGGGCGGCGCCGGCGCCGTCGAGCTGGCCGAGGCCGTGGTGGCCGCCTGCGAGGAGCCCAAGAACTTCGAGTTCCTCTACCCCCTCGACATCCCCATCCGCGACAAGATCGAGGTGATCGCCACCAAGATCTACGGCGCCAGCGGCGTGGACTTCATGGACGAGGCCAACAAGAAGCTGAAGCTCTACACCCGGCTGGGCTACGACAACCTGCCGATCTGCATGGCCAAGACCCACCTCTCCATCAGCCACGAGCCCACCTGGAAGGGCGTGCCGAAGGACTTCCGGCTGCCGGTCCGCGACATCCGGGCCAGCGTCGGCGCCGGCTTCCTCTACCCCTTGTGCGGCACGATGCGGACCATGCCCGGGCTGCCCTCACGCCCCGCCTTCGAGGGCGTCGACATCGATCTCGAGACCGGAAAGATCCAGGGTCTCTTCTAGGAGGACGATTCCATGATCACCAGGGAAGAGCTGGCGAGCGCCCCCTTCTTCGGCGCCCTCGACGAGCAGGAGCAAGCCCTGCTCGCGGGCGTCGCCCGCCGCGGCAGCGCGGCGGCGGGGGAGGCGATCTTCAAGGCCGGCGAGCGGAGCCGGACCCTCTACGTCGTGATCGACGGCCTGGTCTCCCTCCGGCAGAAGGCCCGGGTCGGCAAGGCGGAGACCACCATGGCCGCGGGGAGGCCCGGCGAGGTCATCGGCGTCTCGGCGATGCTGGAGGGCGAGGGCGTCCACTCGGTCAGCGGCGTCTGCCTGGAGGCGACCGAGTTCATCGAGCTCGACGTCCCCGACCTGATGAAGGCCCTGGAGGCCGAGCCCGCGGTGGGCCTGCGCATCCTGCGGCGCCTCACCCTCCTGCTGGCCGAGCGGCTGGCGGCGGCGCGGGCGCAGCTCGGAAGCCAGACCCGCGAGGGCCTGATCTCCCACGGCTGAGGTGGACGGCCCCTAGGGGCAGTTCACGTCGTTGTAGGTGTTGAAGGGCTCGCCGCCGGGGGCGGACGCCTCCTCCCCGATCCGGCCGGTGGGGCAGGTGCCGCCGGTCGTGCCGTCCTCGGTGGAGATGAACCAGGTGTCCACGTTCGAGTCGTCGTCGAGGTTCCCCGCGGCCACGGCGGTGAAGCCGCAGACGGGGCAGAGCCCCTCGTCCTGGACGCCCGGCAGGGTCGTCATGGTCCCCACCGGCGACTGCCAGGTCACCGAGGGCATGCTGCCCCAGCCGGGGTTCGGGTTGGCCGTGGCGAACTTGAAGGTGTCCACCGAGACGTACTCGGCGTTGCTGGCCGCGACCTCGGAGCCCACGGGATCGGTGCGATCGACCGAGTTCGCGGCGGTCCCCGAGTAGAAGGCGAAGCGGTTCGGCCGCTCGGGGCTGAAGCCCACGATCAGGATCTTGGAGGTGTACTCGTCGAACTCGGTGTAATAGGCCTTCTCGGCCGAGAAGAGCGCCTTGAGGTTGCTCTTGGCCTCGGACTGTCGGGCCTTGGCCTGGAACCGAACGAAGTTCGGGATCGCGATGGCGGCGAGGAGGCCGATGATGGCCACCACGATCATGAGCTCGATGAGGGTGAATCCACTCCCCGGGAACTTCCGACCCATCTTCCCTTGCACTTCCCCAGGCTAACGGATGAGGCCGAGGATTCGCAACTTAGGCAGGTTCTGGCTTGCGCGATGGCCCCTTTTGACGGCACGCTCGGGGAGCCAAGGGGGAAGAGCTTGACGACTCTCAACCAGACTCGGGCCAAGCCGCGGAGCCTGGTGGTCGACGACTGCCGGACGATCCTCGCGCTGGTCTCTCACCTCCTCAAGGACGCGGGCTACGAGGTCACCACCTGCGAGAACCCGATCCTGGTCCCGGCGCTCATCTTCCGGGAGAAGATCGATCTGGTGCTCCTCGACGTGAGGATGCCCGGACTCACCGGGGAGTGGGTGGCCGAGACCGTCGCGGACAAGAACCGCAGCGGCGCCGCGCGGATCCTCTTCTACTCCTCCGAGCCCGAGGAGCACCTGAAGCACCTGGTCGAGTCGACCGGGGCGGCGGGCTACGTCCAGAAGTCGGCGGACGACAGCACCCTCCTCCACACGATCTCCCGGATGCTCAATCAGCGAGGCGATGCATGAACCACGACGACGGAGCCCCGAGCTTCCTGGATCCCGAGAGCAGCCTGGTCCCCCTGAGCCAGCTCATGCGCACCCTCGAGCGAGATCTCGTCCGCACCGAGCGGACCCTGGACGTGTTGACCCTGGTGGTCCTCGAGTTCGACGGCTGCCCCTCGCGCCCGCAAGAGCTCCCCGTCGAGGTGTGGGGCGAGGCGGTCCGGCGCCTCGCCGGCCGGATCGAGACCTGCATCCGGGCCAGCGATCAGGCCTTCGGCGGCCACTCCGGGCGCTTCGGGCTGGTCCTCCCGGGCACGCCCAAGGACGAGGCCCTCAGGGTCGCCGAGCGCCTGCGGCCCCGCGTGCCGGAGCTCTTCACCGATCTCCCCGGCGAGGCCGCCGACTGGACCGTGAGCTTCGGCCTGGCCGCCTACCCCGGAGACGCCAAAGAGGCGGGGGCCCTGTGGGAGAGCGCCGTCGAGGCCCTCGACGCGGCGCGGGAGAGCGGGGGTAACCGCAGCTGGCTCCACCAGGACGACCGGCGGAGCGCCCGCCGGGTCCCGGTGGACCTCGGCGCCATGGTCCATCCCCTCGGCAGGGACCCCGTCGAGGCGAGGGTCGTGAACCTGAGCGAGGTGGGCCTGGCCCTCGAGACCACCGTGACGCTCCCGCGGGGCAACCTCCTCGAGATCCGCTTCGAGGACGGCGAGGGGGGAGAGCTCGCCGCCTGCGCCCGGGTCGCCTGGAGCCGGGACACCGCCTCCGGAGGCCAGCACCTCGGGGTCCGCTTCATCGAGACCAGCTCGGCGCACCGCTTCCGGCTCCAGCGCCTGCTGGAGCGGGCCCGCGCGGCCGCCACCGAGAGCGAGTGAGGCCCCTTCAGGGCTGGATCGCCTCCCGCCGGTAGGGCACGTCGCACTCCTCGCAGCCGATGAGCTTGGAGTGCATCCAGCAGCCGACGCAGAAGCCGAGGGTCGCCTCCAGCCAGGTCAGCACGAAGCAGATCGCCACCACCGAGATCAGCCAGACGGTGGCGAAGTCGAGGAGGCGCATCGTCAGGCAGACCACCCCGAGGGAGCCCCCGAGGATCCAGGCGAAGCGCTTGGGGGCCGCGGGCTTCCAGGTCGGCCGGAAGCGGAAGGTCGCCACCGTCCCGACGATGCCCGTGGGAGGGAAGGGCGTCAGGCCGAAGGCGGCCGCCGTGAACATGTCGAAGATCACGTAGGGGCCCACGTAGATCACCGGGTCGAGCTCGGGGGCGAAGATCAACAGCCCGATGGTCGTGGCCGAGAGGGCGTTGAGCAGCCCGGCCCGGGCCCGGGTGGCGGTCTCGTTGACCCGGGCCACACTTGATCCGGGCAGCTCCTGACCCTGTCGCCACCAGGGCCGGCTCAGGAAGGTATGGAACTCGGGATGGTCGTGCATGGAAAGGTCCGGTTGGGGTACGGTTTCCATCATGCCCTCCTTTCGGCGGTCTTGTCCGCCCCGAGGTCGCCCGTGAATCCTTTTGTTTCAGCCGAGGCACCCAAGAGAAGCGATGCCCGGTAGACACGTACTCCTCGTCGACGACTCGGCCAGTGTGCGGGCCGTGCTCCGTCTGGAGCTCGAGACCCTGGGCTTCTTCGTCACCGAGGCCATCGAGGTGGAGGCGGCCCGGGAGGCCCTGGCCGCCAACGACGACATCGACGCGGTCCTCCTCGACTGGCACCTGCCGGGGACCAGCGGCATCGACCTCCTGCGGGAGTGGATGGCCCACCCCCGCTACCGTTGGATCCCGGTGCTGATGATCACCTCCGACGAGGACCCGGCCCGGATCCGGGAGGCCCTCTCCGCCGGCGCCGTCGACTTCCTCCACAAGCCGCCGGACACCCTCGAGCTCCACGCCCGCCTCTCCTCGGCCCTGCGGATCAAGGCGCTCCACGACGAGCTGCGGACCCTGGCGATGCACGACTCGCTCACCGGGCTGCTGAACCGCCGGGCGCTCGACTACCGGCTCGAGGACGAGATCTCCCGGGCGATCCGCTACGAGCGCGACCTCTCGGTGGCCCTGATCGACGTCGACCACTTCAAGCAGGTCAACGACACCCACTCTCACTCGGTCGGCGACCGCGCCCTCGTCCACGTGGGCTCCCTGCTCACTCAGGGCCTGCGGCGGGCCGACACCGTCGCCCGCTGGGGTGGCGAGGAGTTCATCGTCGTCCTCCCCGAGACCGGCCTGGAGGACGCCGTCCACGCCGTCGACCGTATGCGCCAGGCCCTGGTCGAGGCGCCCTGCATCTGTGGGGGCAAGGAGCTGCCCCTCACCTGGAGCGCCGGCGTCGCCTCGCTCTCCAGCCTCGAGGACAAGCACCCCTCCACCCTCGTCGACGCCGCCGATCAGGCCCTCTACCGGGCCAAGGCCGCCGGGCGGAACCAGGTCGTGGGCGGCCGCGCCGAGGACTGAAGCCCGGGGCGCCGCATAGGCAGGAGCGTGAGGGCCAGGAGGTAGAGGCGATAGGGGCGCCCCTCGACGTCGATGGTCCCCTTCCCGCGGCCGGTGCAGAGCCGCCAGGCGAGCTTCTGGGAGAGGGCGACCAGGAGGCCCGAGCCGCTCCCGGAGAGCTCGAGGGTGCTGCCGATGATCACCATCGCGATCCCGAAGAGGGCCGTCGCGCCGTAGCCCACCGCGAGATCGAGGCGGCAGAGCTTCAGGTCCGCCTCGGTGCGGCCCTTCTCCCGGATCCAGTAGCCGTAGCAGAGGATGGTCACCGTCCCCCCGACCCCGCCCAGCAGCGCCACCGTCCAGGCGAGGCCCCCGTCGTCGAAGCGAGGGATCGAGGGCAGGAGGAGCCCCTCGAGCACCTCGCCGGTCCCCGGCCAGAGGCGCCCGGCGGTGAAGAGGACGATCACGAACATCACCCCGATGGTCACGCCCATCACCTTCTCGAAGAGGGCGAAGCCGCCTCGCCACACCAGCAGCAGGCCGAGGAGGCTGGAGGCGACGCCGAAGACCACCTTGCCGGCGGCCGCGCTCTCGAAGACCGGGAAGAGCGCGTGGAGGGTCACCCCGCAGGCGCTCATCAGGGCCGAGCCGACGAAGAAGGACCAGAGCAGCAGGTAGGCCAGGAAGACCCAGCCCACCCCGCGGCCGAAGCGGGTGATGGCGCCCTCGAGGGCCGTCTCTCCGGTGGCGAGCTGCCAGCGGGCGAGGCCCTCGTTGAGGACGAACTTCAGGGCGGCGCCCACCACCACCGCCCAGAGGATGGCCGTGCCCAGCTCGCTGCCGGTGAAGCTCGCCGTGGCGAGATCTCCGGCGCCCACCCCGGTCGCCGCGACCAGCAGCCCGGGGCCGATGAGGGTCAGGATTCCCAGCTTCTCTCTCATGTCGTCCTCCCGCGATCCGGTTTCGCTGGTACCTGCGGGCGCCCCCCTGGAAACCCGTAGCGCTTTCTTCAGCGCCGGCGGCGCAGGCCACGGACGAGGAGGAGGAGGAGGAAGGAGGAGGCCCCCACGCCGGTCCAGATCCCCAGGCGGCTGCGGGGAGCGCGGCGGCGCTGAGCGACGACCACGACGTCGGTGCCCTCGACCGGGACGAAGGCCGCCAACCAGGCGCCTCCGAAGGCGGGGTCGGCGTCGGCGGCGGGATCCCGGTAGCGCTCGTCGACGCCGAGGCCGGGGGCGCCCTCCCACCGCGCCGGGTGGGCCAGGGGCTGATCGTCCAGCCCGAAGGCCGGGTGGAAGAGCAGCACCCAGTCCGGCGGCTCGGCCGGCTCGTCGCCCACCTGGGTGGGGTCGACCCGGACGATGACGCCCGTCGCCGAGTCGCTCGGCTCGGTCTGCGGCAGGCGCAGGCCCTGGCTGGCGAGGACCCCGGCCACGATGACGCCGACCGGCACGCCCTCGTGGAGGACGGCCCGGGCGATCCCGAGCTTGTACTGACGCGAGGTCAGGCCATAGAGCACCTTCGAGGCGTAGGCGCAGGCCCCGTCGCCCCGGGGCTGGCAGAGGCAGCGAGAGGTGGGCGCCGAGGCGCAGGCCAGCGCGCCGAGGACGTAGTCCCGCCGGCTGAAGTCCCAGCCCTCGTGGGCCTCGAGGCGGTGGGGCCAGCGCGCGACCAGGGCCCCCTTGCGGTCCACCAGCCACCAGCTCTCGAAGGGGGACTCTCCGTCGAGGTCGTTGAGGCGAGCGCCGGCGATCACCGTCAGGCGCTGGACCTCCTCGAGGTCTCCCGCGGCGAGCGCCGCGCCCAGCCCGGGCGTCCCGGCCGCGGCGTCGGCGGCGCTGGCGAACTGCAGCAGGCGGATCCGCACGGTGTCCGCCTGGTGGCGGGCGAGGTCGAGCTGGATGTGCGCCGGCTCCCTCGCGAGCTCGAGGACCTGGAGCGTCACCAGCACCGCCGCGAGGGTGAGGAAGGCCAGGGCCAGCGCGCTCGCCGTCGCCAGCAGGGGGTTGCGGCGGCGCCAGGCCGCCAGGCGCTCGCGGGAGGACCAGAGGCGAGCGTGCGGCTGCGCGCCCTCGAGCCAGCGCTCGAGATCGTCGGCGAGGTCCTCGGCCGTGGGGTAGCGATCCTCGGGCGCGTGGGCGAGGGCCTTCAGGCAGATGGCCTCGAGGTCGGCGTCGACCCCGGGGTGCGCCTCGCAGGGCGAGGCGGGCCCGCTCTGCGCGAACCTTCTCCAGGGTCTCCCGGCGGCTCTCGCCCAGGTGGGGCGGGCGGCCGCAGAGCGCGTGGTAGAGGACCGCACCGAGCCCGTGGACGTCCGAGAGGCTGGTCTCCTCCCGCTCGGGGTCCGCCTGCTCGGGGGACATCCAGGCCGCCGTGCCCACCACCCCTCCGCTCGTGGCGCGCGACTCCAGGGGCTGCTCCTCGCCGCTCACCCGCTTGGCCAGGCCGAAGTCGGTGACGTAGGGCCGGCCGGCGGGCCCCAGGAGGATGTTGTCCGGCTTCAGGTCGCGGTGGAGGAGGCCGCGCTGGTGCGCGTGGTGGACCGCCCGCGCGACGTCCCGGACGACGGCCACCCGCTCACGGACCTCGCCCTCCTCGGGCTGCTGCCAGTCGCCCAGCGTCCCCCCGTCGATGAGGTCCATCGTGAAGTAGGGGCGGTCCTCGTGCAGGGCGACCTCGTGGACCCGGATGATGTTCGGGTGCTGGAGCCGGGCCATGTTCTCGGCCTCGGCGAAGAAGCGCTCCTCGGCGACCCGGAGCACGTGGGGCAGGCTGATCTTCAGGGCCACGAAGCGATCGAGGCTCTTCTGTCGCGCCCGGTAGACCACGCCCATCCCGCCGTGGCCGAGGTACTCGATGCCCTCGTAGTCCCCGAAGTCGGGGAGGGTCAGGGGCACCTCCTCGGGTACCCAGGCCGGCAGCTCGAGGAAGGCCTCGGCCGTCGCCTCCCCGTGGCTGACGAGGAGGGCCTCGACCTCGGCGGCGAGCTCGCCCTCGTCCCGGCGCAGGGCCGCGAGGGCCTCGGCCCGCTCGGGCGGCTCGAGCTCGAGCAGCCCGGCGAAGCGATCGCAGACCTCCTGCCAGCGCTCGGGGCTCATGGCGTCCCCTTGAGCTGGCGGTGGAGCCAGGCCCGGGCGACCTGCCAGTCCTCCTCGCAGGAGGAGACCGAGACCTCGAGGGCCTCGGCGATCTCGCTCCACTTCAGACCGCCGAAGAAGCGCAGGGTGACCACCTCGTGCTGACGCGGGCTCAGGGCCTTCAGGGTGTCCATCGCCTCAGCCAGATCGAAGACCGAGAAGCGCAGGCTGCTCTCCAGGGCCTGCAGCACTCCGTCGAAGGGGACCCGATCCCGGGCGTCGGGGCGCTTGCCCGCCGCTCGCTTGCGGGCGTGATCGATGAGGATCTGCCGCATGGCCCGGGCCTGGGTGGCGAAGAAGTAGGCGCGATCGATCACCGGCAGGGGCGCCTTCACGAAGACCCGCAGGTAGGCCTCGTGCACCAGGGCCGTGGGCTGGAGGGTGTGCCCCTCCCGCTCCCGGCGCATGAGGTTGCCCGCCATCCGCTTCAGCTCGTCCGAGACCAGCGCGAAGAGCTCGCCCTTCGCCTTCTGGTCGCCGCCGCGGATGGCCGCCAGCAAGCGCTCGATCTCGCCTCGTCTGCTGCTCTCCCCCATCGCCCGCCCCCCCCGATTACCCCGTCGGGGGCGGGAGCGGTAGCCCGGCCTCGGCGCCGGCGCGCCGGATCAGGCGACGACACGCAGGGGCCTCCCGGCGCGGCTCGGTCGCGCCCGCCAGCAGCCGGGGTCGGCGTGGTAGGGGCTGCCGTGGGCGGCCTGGGAGAGGCAGCGCAGGCCGCCGCCGCAGACCCTGGCGTGGAGGCAGCCCTCGCAGCCCTCGGCGTTGCGCTCCGGCTCCCGCAGCTCCCGCAGGAGCGGGCTCTGGTAGTAGAGCTCCGTCATGCTCCGGGAGCGCAGGTTCCCCACCGGCAGGGGCATCCGGCGGCAGGGGACGAGGGTGCCGTCGGGCAGCACGGTCAGCAGGCTCTTGCCCGCCGTGCAGCGGTAGGGACGCTCGCCGCCCTCCAGGAACTGCAGCGTGCGGTGCATGGCGATCTCGGGCGGGAAGATCAGCCAGCTCTTTCGCATGAGCTCCTGCGTTCGCCGCATCGATCGGAGGAAGCGGCGGGTCTCCTCGGGGGCGGGGCTGCGGAGCCCGCCGACGCTTCCCTGCCCCTCGGGGATGAGCCGGTCGGCCCAGACCCGATCGACCCCCAGCCGCTGCCCCAGCCGCGCGACCTTCCGGAACTCCCCCAGGTTCCCCGAGTGGGCGGTGAAGGAGAGGAAGACCCGGATCCCGTGTCCGAGCAGGTGGCGGATGCCCCCGACGCTCTGCGCGTGACTCCCCTTGCCCCGGATCTCGTCGTGGACCTTCCGGCTCCCCTCGATGCTCACCTGCACGAAGCTCGGCCGGAGGGCCCGGAGGCGCGCTGCCCGCTCCTCGTCGATGAGGGTGTCGTTGGTGAGGAGAGCCCAGGAGTGCCGGTGGCGGTGACGGGCCAGCTCCTCGCAGAGCTCGAGGAGATCCTTGCGGGCGAAGGGCTCGCCGCCGGTGAGGGTGACGTGGCCTCGCAGCTCCGGCTGCCCGCGCTCCTCTCCGTAGCGGGTGAGCAGCTCGTGGTACTGCTCCAGGATCCGCAGCAGGTCCCGGTAGGGGAGCTCCTCGCCGCGGTAGCCCTCCTGGTAGCAGTGGTGGCAGCGCAGGTTGCAGCGCTCGGTGAGGTGCCACTGGAGGAGGAGGCCGGACTTGTAGTCGTGGTTGCACATCAGCCGCACCCCCCACAGCCGCCGCAGCCGCCGCAGCCCCCGCCGCAGCCACCTCCGCAGCCCCCACCCCCGTTCACGCTGACGGCGAAGGCCGCCTGCACCGAGGCGCCCACCGCGAGGAGGCCGACCCCGTGGACCGCCACCGCCAGCGCCGGATCGACGCCCGCGCTCGCCCAGTCGATGGAGGAGCTGGCGCTCATCCAGCGTAGCTCCTCCCTCAGGTGCTTCAGCAGCCGGCGGCCCAGGGTGGTCGCCTTCCCGGAGGTGGGCCGCAGGATCCCGGCGAAGAGGTAGGCGGTCCCCGCCAGGAGGAAGGGGAGGATGCCCATCGGCCGGTCGAGCGTCAGGCCGAGGAGCGCCTTGATCGACCCGAGGAGCAGGCAGACCGTCATCGGCAGGTAGGTGATCCAGGCCGCCCGCTGCTCGTCCGCCGCGCTCTGCAGCAGCCGGCGCTCCACGAGGTCCTCGCGGACCCTCGAGAGGGTGTCCTCCACCCGCAGCTCGAGGTGGGCGCTCGAGAGCAGGGCGCCGGGCCCCTCGATCCCGTCCTCGATGAGGTCGACCAGGTCCTGCTCGATCTAGGGGGAGGGGCGCGGCCCGCCGGGGATCACCCGGGTCTGCTCGCCGTCCTCGCTGATCTCGAGCTGACCCCGCTCGACCATCCGGTAGAAGACGGCGCGGACCACCGCCTGCCACCCACCCCCCAGGTAGGCGATCGCCTCGGCGCTCAGCCCCTCGGCCGGGGGCAGCGGCAGGTCCTCGGTGCCGTCCCACCAGTGGAGGATCCGGTTGATCCCCAGCGCGAGGGCCACCAGGCCCAGGTAGACGAGGAGGAAGGTCGGTCCCGGTATCGAACGAATGAGCTCCAGCATCGTGGTCTCTCCTTTCGAAGAGACCTGCGCGAGCTCTCCCGGAAATCCGTAGGAAGAAGCGGTTGACAACTTGGCCATGTTGCCACATGAATCGTGCGTCTCACTCCGGAGAAGCCATGCCCTGTTCCGACGACAAGGTCTTCAAGCAGCAAGCGCGGGTGCTCAAGGCCCTCGCCAACGCCTCGCGCCTGAAGATCGTCGACCGGCTCTCCCGGGGGGAGTGCTCGGTCGGAGAGCTCACCGAGCTGGTCGGCTCGGACCGCTCCACCGTCTCCAAGCACCTCGCGGTGCTGCGCAGTCACGGGATCGTCGAGGACCGCCGGGAGGGCAACGTCGTCTACTACTCGCTCCTGACGCCCTGCGTGATGAACTTCTTCTCCTGTGCCACCCAGGTCCTCGAGGAGCGCAGCTGATGGTCCCCGCGGTTTTTTTTGAGCCAATATTGCCAACTTGGCCATATTGCCATGCACTTCCGGCGAGGGCCTCCCGGTGAAGGAGCGAAGCAAGCTGCTGCTCATGCTGGCGGTCTTCGCCGCCTGCTGGTTCCTGCCGGTGGACAGCGAGCGCTTCCTGTCGGCGGTCGGCGAGGGCCTGAAGCTCACCCGGTGGTACGCCCGGGAGCACGTGCTGCTCTGCCTGGTGCCGGCCTTCTTCATCGCCGGCGCCATCAGCGTCTTCGTCAGCCAGGGCTCGGTGATGAGGTACCTCGGCCCGGCCGCGAGGAAGCTCGTCGCCTACCCGGTGGCCGCGGTCTCCGGCACCATCCTGGCGGTCTGCTCCTGCACGGTGCTGCCCCTCTTCGCGAGCATCCACCAGCGCGGCGCCGGCCTCGGCCCGGCCACCGCCTTCCTCTACTCCGGGCCGGCCATCAACGTGCTGGCGATCATCCTCACGGCGCGAGTGCTGGGCCTCGAGCTGGGCATCGCCCGCGCGGTCGGGGCGATCACCTTCTCGGTGATCATCGGCCTGCTCATGCACCTCTTCTTCCGCAAGGAGGAGGCCGCCCGTCAGGCCGAGGGCATGGTCCTGATGCCGGTCGAGGAGCGGGGCCGGACGCTCTGGCAGGAGGGCGTCTACTTCGCCGCCCTGGTCGGCATCCTGGTCTTCGCCAACTGGGGCGCTCCGGCCGAGAAGGACACGGGCGTCTGGACCAGCGTCCACTCGGTGAAGTGGATCGTCACCGGCGGGTTCGCCCTCGTCCTCGTCTTCTCCCTCTGGCGTTGGTTCGAGCGGGACGAGCTTGGCGACTGGACCGAGTCGAGCTGGACCTTCGCCAAGCAGATCATGCCGCTGCTCCTGGCTGGCGTGCTCGTCGCGGGCTTCCTGCTCGGTGGCCCCGATGGCGGCCGCGGCGTGATCCCCGACGAGTGGGTCGCCTCGATGGTGGGCGGCAACTCGCTGGGCGCCAACCTCTTCGCTTCGGTGGCGGGCGCCCTGATGTACTTCGCCACCCTCACCGAGGTGCCCATCCTGGAGGGGCTCCGCAGCTCGGGCATGGGGAAGGGACCCGCGCTGGCGCTGCTGCTCGCGGGTCCGGCGCTCTCCCTGCCCAACATGCTCGTCATCCGAAGCGTGATGGGCACCCGGAAGACCCTGGTGTTCATCGGGCTGGTGATCGTGCTCTCAACCCTCGCAGGTCTGCTCTACGGAGCGCTGTTCTAGGAGGTCGTGATGAAGGTCGAGATCCTGGGAACCGGATGTGCCAAGTGCCAGAAGCTCTACCGGCTGGTGGAGCAGGCCGTCGCCGACACCGGCTCGGACGCCGAGGTGGTGAAGGTCGAGAAGATGGACGAGATCATGAGCTACGGCGTGCCCTTCACGCCGGCCCTGGTCATCGACGGTACCGTGAAGTCGGTGGGCAACCTCCCGAAGCCCGCCCAGCTCGAGGCCTGGCTCCGGGAAGGCGCGGGCCAGCGCTGAAGCGCCGATGCTTGACGAGCTGGTTCAGAACGCGGGTCAGTACATCGACACGAACCCGTGGCTCGCCATCGCGGCGGTCTTCGTCGGCGGCCTGCTGACGGCCTCGAACCCCTGCGTCCTCGCCATGATCCCGCTGACGATGAGCTTCGTGGCCGGCCGGCGGGAGGAGAGGCCCGGGGTGCTCCGCGCGCTCGGCTTCTCCTCCGTCTTCGTCCTGGGGCTCTCCCTCACCTTCACCGCGCTGGGCATGGTCGCCGCGCTCGCCGGCCAGCTCTACGGCGACGTCTCCAGCGCCTGGAACTGGGTGGTCGCCGCCGTCTGCGGGGTGATGGGGCTCCACCTGATGGGCGTGGTGACCGTGCCCATCCCCTCGCTGGCCGGCCGGATCCAGCCGAGGACCCGCGGCCTGCTCGGCGCGCTGATCCTCGGCCTGCTCTTCGGGCTGGTCTCCGCGCCCTGCGCGGCGCCGATCCTCGTCGTCCTGCTCACCTACCTGGCCGGCTCGGGCGCCTCGGTGGCGTACGGCGGCCTGCTGCTGCTCGTCTACGCCCTCGGCCACAGTCTGCTG harbors:
- a CDS encoding thioredoxin family protein; translation: MKVEILGTGCAKCQKLYRLVEQAVADTGSDAEVVKVEKMDEIMSYGVPFTPALVIDGTVKSVGNLPKPAQLEAWLREGAGQR
- a CDS encoding metalloregulator ArsR/SmtB family transcription factor, with translation MPCSDDKVFKQQARVLKALANASRLKIVDRLSRGECSVGELTELVGSDRSTVSKHLAVLRSHGIVEDRREGNVVYYSLLTPCVMNFFSCATQVLEERS
- a CDS encoding TIGR04222 domain-containing membrane protein; protein product: MRVEDTLSRVREDLVERRLLQSAADEQRAAWITYLPMTVCLLLGSIKALLGLTLDRPMGILPFLLAGTAYLFAGILRPTSGKATTLGRRLLKHLREELRWMSASSSIDWASAGVDPALAVAVHGVGLLAVGASVQAAFAVSVNGGGGCGGGCGGGCGGCGGCGGCG
- a CDS encoding permease, whose product is MLAVFAACWFLPVDSERFLSAVGEGLKLTRWYAREHVLLCLVPAFFIAGAISVFVSQGSVMRYLGPAARKLVAYPVAAVSGTILAVCSCTVLPLFASIHQRGAGLGPATAFLYSGPAINVLAIILTARVLGLELGIARAVGAITFSVIIGLLMHLFFRKEEAARQAEGMVLMPVEERGRTLWQEGVYFAALVGILVFANWGAPAEKDTGVWTSVHSVKWIVTGGFALVLVFSLWRWFERDELGDWTESSWTFAKQIMPLLLAGVLVAGFLLGGPDGGRGVIPDEWVASMVGGNSLGANLFASVAGALMYFATLTEVPILEGLRSSGMGKGPALALLLAGPALSLPNMLVIRSVMGTRKTLVFIGLVIVLSTLAGLLYGALF
- a CDS encoding ECF-type sigma factor; the encoded protein is MGESSRRGEIERLLAAIRGGDQKAKGELFALVSDELKRMAGNLMRREREGHTLQPTALVHEAYLRVFVKAPLPVIDRAYFFATQARAMRQILIDHARKRAAGKRPDARDRVPFDGVLQALESSLRFSVFDLAEAMDTLKALSPRQHEVVTLRFFGGLKWSEIAEALEVSVSSCEEDWQVARAWLHRQLKGTP
- a CDS encoding radical SAM protein, with product MCNHDYKSGLLLQWHLTERCNLRCHHCYQEGYRGEELPYRDLLRILEQYHELLTRYGEERGQPELRGHVTLTGGEPFARKDLLELCEELARHRHRHSWALLTNDTLIDEERAARLRALRPSFVQVSIEGSRKVHDEIRGKGSHAQSVGGIRHLLGHGIRVFLSFTAHSGNLGEFRKVARLGQRLGVDRVWADRLIPEGQGSVGGLRSPAPEETRRFLRSMRRTQELMRKSWLIFPPEIAMHRTLQFLEGGERPYRCTAGKSLLTVLPDGTLVPCRRMPLPVGNLRSRSMTELYYQSPLLRELREPERNAEGCEGCLHARVCGGGLRCLSQAAHGSPYHADPGCWRARPSRAGRPLRVVA
- a CDS encoding cytochrome c biogenesis protein CcdA, producing MLDELVQNAGQYIDTNPWLAIAAVFVGGLLTASNPCVLAMIPLTMSFVAGRREERPGVLRALGFSSVFVLGLSLTFTALGMVAALAGQLYGDVSSAWNWVVAAVCGVMGLHLMGVVTVPIPSLAGRIQPRTRGLLGALILGLLFGLVSAPCAAPILVVLLTYLAGSGASVAYGGLLLLVYALGHSLLILIAGTSMGAARTLIENKKMTGTLAILRKGAGVVIVLVGLYFGYRGLS